A window from Prosthecobacter sp. encodes these proteins:
- a CDS encoding sulfatase-like hydrolase/transferase: protein MRAFLFLILSAACFAAQPNVVFIISDDQGWPDLGCIGSKPLITPNLDKLAAEGVRGTSFYVTWPACTPSRGSVLTGRYPQRNGLYDMVRNDMVNFGHRFTPEEYAVSPEMTLGLDVREVTIGDMLRKAGYATGCIGKWDMGQAKRFLPLQRGFDFFYGHGNNGIDYYTHERYGVPSLFRGNERTQEDKGTYVTDVFRRESLRFVGDQAGKKPFFLYLAFNAPHGASAFGEGTTEGEKKVAEGVQAPEKYVAMYRGKVENEKLARYCGAVTCMDEAIGAVMEAVEKAGQKDNTIFLFMSDNGGSGNGGNAPLKGSKGTMWEGGLRVPFIMRWPGKLPAGKVTDEFLTALELVPTLLAATGSQTPEGVKMDGFDMLPILRGEAKSPRKEMFWQRRGDKAARFENWKWLESVKGNGLYDLSTDLSEKHDLSAEKPEIAKMMRERLAQWRTEMDASEPRGPFRDY from the coding sequence ATGCGAGCTTTCCTTTTCCTGATCCTTTCGGCTGCGTGCTTCGCCGCCCAGCCAAATGTCGTTTTCATCATCAGCGATGACCAGGGCTGGCCGGACCTCGGCTGCATCGGCAGCAAGCCGCTGATCACGCCGAATCTGGACAAGCTGGCCGCCGAGGGCGTGCGCGGGACGAGCTTTTATGTGACGTGGCCGGCCTGCACGCCATCGCGTGGCAGCGTACTCACGGGGCGCTACCCGCAACGCAACGGGCTTTATGACATGGTGCGCAATGACATGGTGAACTTCGGGCACCGCTTCACGCCCGAGGAGTATGCGGTGTCCCCGGAGATGACGCTGGGGCTGGATGTGCGCGAGGTGACGATCGGCGACATGCTGCGCAAAGCGGGTTACGCGACGGGTTGCATCGGCAAATGGGACATGGGGCAGGCAAAACGCTTCCTGCCGCTGCAGCGCGGCTTCGACTTCTTCTACGGCCACGGCAACAACGGCATCGACTACTACACGCACGAGCGCTACGGCGTGCCGTCGCTGTTTCGCGGCAATGAGCGCACTCAGGAGGACAAGGGAACCTATGTGACGGACGTGTTCCGCCGCGAGTCGCTACGATTCGTCGGCGATCAGGCGGGGAAGAAGCCGTTCTTCCTCTACCTGGCCTTCAATGCGCCGCATGGGGCGTCGGCGTTCGGCGAAGGCACGACGGAGGGTGAGAAGAAAGTGGCCGAAGGTGTTCAAGCACCGGAGAAGTATGTGGCGATGTATCGCGGCAAGGTGGAGAACGAGAAACTGGCCCGTTACTGCGGCGCGGTGACGTGCATGGACGAGGCCATTGGCGCAGTGATGGAGGCGGTCGAAAAAGCCGGACAGAAGGACAACACGATTTTCCTGTTCATGTCCGACAACGGCGGCAGCGGCAACGGTGGCAACGCGCCGCTGAAGGGAAGCAAGGGCACGATGTGGGAGGGCGGTCTGCGTGTGCCTTTCATCATGCGCTGGCCGGGAAAACTGCCCGCCGGGAAGGTGACAGACGAGTTTCTGACCGCTCTGGAACTGGTGCCGACCCTGCTGGCCGCCACCGGGAGCCAAACACCGGAAGGCGTCAAAATGGACGGCTTCGACATGCTGCCCATCCTGCGCGGCGAGGCGAAATCCCCACGCAAGGAGATGTTCTGGCAGCGCCGGGGCGACAAGGCGGCACGCTTCGAGAACTGGAAGTGGCTGGAGTCCGTGAAGGGCAACGGCCTTTATGACTTGAGCACCGACCTCAGTGAAAAGCACGATTTGAGCGCCGAGAAGCCTGAAATCGCGAAGATGATGCGGGAGCGGCTCGCTCAATGGCGAACGGAAATGGACGCGAGCGAGCCGAGGGGGCCATTCAGAGATTATTGA
- a CDS encoding P-loop NTPase fold protein gives MSSKLTPTPSWPVTDHQGTGFDSPVFGPKDDHLNRWPLARQIYNVATNGPAGWSARIGVYGEWGTGKTSVLKFVSALAEEEGHIVVWFDPWGYSSKPDLWHAFVMKCCDTIEGKLGGITAAGEVRRKSYLKKGRDLLATVTKKIPGDTGSAITGGLDLLTGAFSFGRDDLKKLHADLKGKRVVVLIDDLDRTAAELVPEILFALKEVMDIPGFSFVCGFDPVVVGKVFRASHRGFGDGQKFLEKIIDYPIWLPPATAEGLMKIALADAAKHCSFVPTDDVRQVIPLLPQNPRAIRQFIRHLSLLKHQIERHHEYELRWPVILAATVIKVRHPKLADPLLNDPKFWQEIAVTEMVASHSNESEKVPEEVTKHIAKCEKDHSVALSSAERDQVSQGLTRIVEKLSLWSGDGVELIRGQMSITEAPQAVTWKEFEDCLELCKTGVLAEQLKEWIVNHAKDQHCGEARVASELTRAALERYRSELHQADNVFVPRQQGSHKRKAKFLLRALEVLVLKMGDALPALKSREWLPVSDLMKDMVSLANAVSAVHRELWPRTKTLQFSLVKKWQDDLKTLGPAVRSIHPNHSGRLEGQEREVAIELNVLFNERLCEAAAGRFDEAGFVDRVSDRFNGDHEFRELMLDAKSALWTTFRPKVLATFKKANSNMAMRENAHAFLVWIDQMLRKPQHHDQARLQELAGDSEIMAATWDAATVAPFAGKYAYRLKELPAALDKLGVKLTIPPWWQPAIDETAALYEKEKTQRSEAPSGI, from the coding sequence ATGTCCTCCAAGCTCACTCCCACTCCCTCATGGCCCGTGACCGACCATCAAGGAACCGGTTTTGATTCGCCGGTCTTCGGCCCCAAAGATGACCACTTGAATCGGTGGCCACTGGCCCGCCAGATTTACAACGTGGCCACCAACGGTCCGGCAGGCTGGTCGGCTCGCATCGGTGTCTATGGCGAATGGGGGACCGGCAAGACCTCGGTGCTCAAGTTTGTGTCGGCCTTGGCAGAGGAAGAGGGGCACATCGTAGTGTGGTTTGATCCGTGGGGCTATTCGTCGAAACCAGACCTCTGGCACGCGTTTGTGATGAAGTGTTGCGATACGATAGAGGGCAAGCTGGGAGGCATCACTGCGGCAGGAGAGGTGCGCAGAAAGTCATACCTCAAGAAGGGCCGCGACCTGCTTGCAACTGTGACAAAGAAAATTCCTGGTGACACGGGGTCCGCCATCACAGGTGGATTGGACCTGCTTACAGGAGCCTTTTCATTTGGGCGTGATGATTTGAAGAAGCTTCATGCCGACTTGAAAGGCAAACGTGTCGTTGTTTTAATTGATGATCTCGACCGAACCGCCGCCGAGTTGGTGCCCGAGATTCTTTTTGCCCTGAAGGAGGTCATGGACATCCCCGGATTCTCTTTCGTTTGTGGGTTTGATCCTGTCGTAGTTGGCAAGGTGTTTCGCGCGAGTCATCGGGGATTCGGTGACGGGCAGAAGTTTCTGGAGAAGATCATCGACTACCCCATTTGGCTGCCACCAGCGACCGCCGAGGGTTTGATGAAGATTGCCTTGGCTGATGCCGCCAAGCATTGCTCTTTCGTTCCCACGGATGATGTCCGCCAAGTGATTCCGCTTCTGCCTCAGAATCCCCGTGCCATTCGCCAGTTCATTCGTCACTTGTCGTTGCTCAAGCATCAGATCGAGAGACATCATGAATATGAGTTGAGGTGGCCTGTGATCCTGGCAGCGACGGTCATCAAGGTGCGTCACCCCAAGCTGGCCGACCCGCTTCTAAATGATCCAAAGTTCTGGCAGGAAATTGCGGTCACCGAGATGGTAGCATCACATTCGAATGAAAGTGAAAAGGTCCCCGAGGAAGTCACCAAGCACATCGCCAAATGTGAAAAAGATCATTCCGTCGCCCTTTCGTCGGCCGAGCGGGACCAAGTGTCACAAGGGCTCACCCGGATTGTTGAAAAGCTAAGCCTGTGGTCTGGCGACGGCGTTGAACTGATTCGCGGCCAGATGTCGATCACGGAAGCTCCACAAGCGGTGACCTGGAAAGAGTTCGAGGACTGTCTGGAGCTCTGCAAAACGGGAGTATTGGCCGAGCAATTGAAGGAATGGATTGTGAATCACGCCAAAGATCAACATTGCGGAGAAGCACGCGTGGCCAGCGAACTCACTCGTGCCGCCCTTGAGCGCTATCGTTCCGAACTTCATCAGGCTGACAACGTCTTCGTCCCAAGACAGCAGGGTTCTCACAAAAGGAAGGCCAAGTTTCTGCTGAGAGCACTGGAGGTCCTGGTGCTGAAAATGGGGGATGCCTTGCCTGCTCTCAAGTCGCGGGAGTGGCTGCCAGTAAGTGACCTTATGAAAGATATGGTGTCGTTGGCGAATGCAGTCAGCGCCGTTCATCGTGAACTCTGGCCACGAACAAAAACCCTGCAGTTTAGTTTGGTGAAGAAGTGGCAGGACGATCTGAAGACTCTGGGACCCGCCGTTCGGTCTATCCACCCGAATCACAGTGGAAGGCTGGAAGGCCAAGAGCGCGAAGTCGCCATAGAGTTGAATGTGTTGTTTAACGAACGGCTTTGCGAGGCGGCTGCCGGGCGGTTTGATGAAGCAGGCTTCGTGGACCGTGTCAGCGACCGGTTCAACGGCGACCACGAGTTTAGGGAGCTAATGCTTGATGCCAAAAGCGCTCTATGGACAACTTTCCGTCCGAAGGTTTTGGCCACGTTCAAAAAAGCCAACTCGAACATGGCCATGAGGGAGAATGCCCATGCTTTCCTGGTTTGGATCGACCAGATGCTGAGGAAGCCGCAGCACCATGACCAGGCAAGGCTTCAGGAACTGGCTGGAGACTCCGAGATCATGGCCGCCACTTGGGACGCTGCGACCGTGGCTCCGTTTGCCGGGAAGTATGCTTATCGTTTGAAAGAGCTTCCCGCCGCCCTGGATAAACTTGGCGTGAAACTCACCATCCCCCCGTGGTGGCAGCCTGCTATTGATGAGACAGCGGCTCTGTATGAGAAAGAGAAAACCCAGAGAAGCGAAGCCCCCTCGGGGATCTGA
- a CDS encoding FKBP-type peptidyl-prolyl cis-trans isomerase → MSDIALAKGEKFLADNATKEGVTVTASGLQYKVITPGTGKSPKATDTVEVHYEGTLINGNVFDSSYRRKESIEFPLNGVIAGWTEGVQLMQEGAKFRFYIPSKLAYGSRGAGRDIGPNEALIFDVELIKVK, encoded by the coding sequence ATGTCCGACATCGCTCTCGCCAAAGGTGAAAAATTTCTCGCAGACAACGCCACGAAAGAAGGCGTGACCGTGACCGCCAGCGGCCTGCAATACAAAGTCATCACCCCAGGCACCGGCAAGAGTCCGAAGGCCACGGACACGGTGGAGGTGCATTACGAAGGCACGCTGATCAATGGCAACGTCTTCGACAGCTCGTATCGCCGCAAGGAATCCATCGAGTTCCCGCTGAATGGTGTCATTGCCGGCTGGACCGAAGGCGTGCAGCTCATGCAGGAAGGCGCGAAGTTCCGCTTCTACATCCCCTCGAAGCTCGCCTACGGTTCCCGTGGTGCCGGTCGCGACATCGGCCCGAATGAGGCGCTGATCTTCGACGTGGAGCTGATCAAGGTGAAGTGA
- a CDS encoding glycerol-3-phosphate dehydrogenase/oxidase encodes MNRERLFSQLVSHSGPFDIAIIGGGATGLGAAVDAASRGHSVVLIEQSDFAKGTSSRSTKLVHGGVRYLKQGNISLVLEALRERGLLCKNAPHLVHSLPFVIPSYHWWEGPFYGIGLKVYDTLAGQLGLEPSRYLSREEMMELLPTLETEGLDGGVVYHDGQFDDARLAIHLARTAVNNGAITLNHTRCTGLMKEKGHVIGVKAECVETGRQHEIRARCVINATGVFVDDVRRMDDAKTENIVAPSQGVHLVLPREFLPGESAIMIPKTDDGRVLFAVPWHGRVIIGTTDTPVEHASIEPRALPDEIEFLMTHAARYLTRDPRPCDVLSVFAGLRPLVAAKNAESTAALSRDHTILVSDSGLITITGGKWTTYRRMAEDVIDHAEMIGGIGVKHCVTHDLKIHGSATVLPKDDPLAVYGSDATEIRELTAKEPEWARKVHPKLDLTCAEVVFHTRHEMARTVGDVLARRSRSLLFDAQASMNAAPRVAAIMARELNWDAETIDHQVNRFQKLASGYILEG; translated from the coding sequence ATGAATCGCGAACGCCTTTTTTCGCAGCTTGTCTCGCACAGCGGCCCGTTTGACATCGCCATCATCGGCGGCGGAGCCACGGGACTTGGCGCGGCGGTGGATGCAGCCTCGCGGGGACATTCGGTGGTGCTCATCGAGCAGTCGGACTTCGCCAAAGGCACCTCCAGCCGCAGCACGAAGCTGGTGCATGGCGGCGTGCGCTATTTGAAGCAGGGGAACATTTCTCTCGTGCTGGAGGCGCTGCGTGAGCGCGGCCTTCTGTGCAAAAACGCGCCGCATCTCGTCCACAGCCTGCCGTTCGTCATTCCGAGCTACCACTGGTGGGAGGGGCCGTTCTACGGCATCGGATTGAAGGTCTATGACACGCTGGCGGGCCAGCTTGGCCTCGAACCCTCGCGCTATCTCTCGCGGGAGGAGATGATGGAGCTGCTGCCCACCTTGGAAACCGAGGGTCTCGACGGCGGCGTGGTCTATCACGACGGGCAGTTCGATGACGCACGTCTCGCTATTCATCTCGCGCGCACGGCGGTGAATAATGGTGCCATCACGCTCAATCACACGCGTTGCACCGGTTTGATGAAGGAAAAGGGCCACGTCATCGGCGTGAAGGCCGAATGCGTCGAAACCGGCCGCCAGCACGAGATCCGCGCCCGCTGCGTCATCAATGCCACGGGTGTCTTCGTCGATGATGTGCGGCGCATGGACGATGCGAAGACAGAAAACATCGTCGCACCGAGTCAGGGCGTGCATCTGGTGCTGCCGCGCGAGTTTTTGCCCGGTGAGTCGGCCATCATGATCCCGAAGACGGATGATGGCCGCGTGCTGTTCGCCGTGCCGTGGCATGGGCGCGTCATCATCGGCACCACGGATACACCAGTGGAGCATGCCAGCATCGAGCCACGCGCCCTGCCGGATGAAATCGAGTTCCTCATGACGCACGCGGCGCGCTACCTCACGCGTGATCCACGTCCGTGTGATGTGCTGAGCGTGTTCGCCGGTCTGCGCCCGCTGGTGGCCGCGAAGAATGCCGAGTCCACCGCCGCGCTCTCGCGTGATCACACCATCCTCGTCTCCGACTCTGGCCTCATCACCATCACCGGCGGCAAATGGACGACGTATCGCCGCATGGCCGAGGATGTCATCGATCATGCTGAGATGATCGGCGGCATCGGTGTCAAACATTGCGTCACGCACGATCTCAAGATCCACGGCTCTGCCACCGTGCTGCCGAAAGACGATCCGCTGGCCGTCTATGGCAGCGACGCGACAGAGATTCGTGAGCTGACTGCCAAAGAGCCGGAATGGGCCAGGAAAGTGCATCCCAAGCTCGATCTGACCTGTGCCGAGGTCGTCTTCCACACCCGTCACGAAATGGCCCGCACCGTGGGCGATGTCCTCGCCCGCCGCAGCCGTTCTTTGCTCTTTGATGCGCAAGCCAGCATGAACGCAGCACCCCGCGTGGCTGCCATCATGGCGCGGGAACTCAACTGGGATGCCGAAACCATCGATCATCAGGTCAATCGCTTCCAAAAGCTGGCTTCGGGTTACATTTTGGAAGGCTGA
- a CDS encoding Gfo/Idh/MocA family oxidoreductase has protein sequence MTPLHQLRAGIIGTGFIGPVHIEALKRLGVTVNGICGSTKSARHVGNLWGIPEIYGDYDHEAMYASPNIDVVHITSPNRVHVEQCLSALEMGKHVICEKPLGMTAKDTALVVDAVKKGGKKGPVFAVNYMCRFFPAILQMRAMVARGDLGKIMHVQGHFFQDWLMYETDYNWRILASEGGKLRAVGDVGTHWIDAVSFVLGSKPNSVFAHIETFHKTRKRPKGEVQTFAKVDPKKMIDYKVDTEDFGSVLLKFGKAKHGFADGVHANAAISQVAAGWKCSLSFGIYGTKGSVRWDLQQPNEIQVGHRDEPNQILQRGTPGFLEDVANFTDYPPGHAEGFSDGHKMHYRAIYEHIASGKKTPALFATAEDGHHEVKLCEAILQSSRAKSWVKV, from the coding sequence ATGACACCCCTCCACCAGCTCCGCGCAGGCATCATCGGCACCGGCTTCATCGGCCCCGTTCATATCGAAGCACTCAAACGGCTCGGCGTCACGGTGAACGGCATCTGCGGCTCCACCAAGAGCGCCCGCCATGTCGGCAACCTGTGGGGCATCCCCGAGATCTACGGCGACTACGATCACGAGGCCATGTACGCCTCGCCGAACATTGATGTCGTCCACATCACCTCGCCCAACCGGGTTCACGTCGAGCAGTGCCTGAGCGCACTCGAAATGGGCAAGCACGTCATCTGCGAGAAGCCGCTCGGCATGACCGCGAAGGACACCGCGCTCGTCGTCGATGCGGTGAAGAAGGGCGGCAAAAAAGGCCCGGTGTTCGCGGTGAACTACATGTGCCGCTTCTTCCCCGCCATCCTGCAGATGCGCGCAATGGTGGCGCGGGGCGATCTCGGCAAGATCATGCACGTCCAGGGTCATTTCTTCCAGGACTGGCTGATGTATGAGACCGACTACAACTGGCGCATCCTCGCCAGCGAAGGCGGCAAACTCCGTGCGGTGGGGGATGTCGGCACCCATTGGATCGATGCCGTGAGCTTCGTGCTCGGATCAAAGCCCAACAGCGTCTTTGCGCACATCGAGACCTTCCACAAGACCCGCAAACGTCCGAAAGGCGAGGTGCAGACTTTTGCGAAGGTCGATCCGAAGAAGATGATCGACTACAAGGTCGATACCGAGGACTTCGGCAGCGTGTTGCTGAAGTTCGGCAAGGCCAAGCACGGCTTCGCCGACGGCGTGCATGCGAATGCGGCGATCTCCCAGGTCGCCGCCGGTTGGAAATGCAGCCTCAGCTTCGGCATCTACGGCACGAAGGGCAGCGTGCGCTGGGATTTGCAGCAGCCCAATGAAATTCAGGTCGGTCATCGCGATGAACCGAATCAAATCCTCCAGCGCGGCACGCCCGGCTTCCTCGAAGACGTCGCCAACTTCACCGACTACCCGCCCGGTCACGCCGAAGGCTTCAGCGACGGTCACAAAATGCACTACCGCGCCATTTACGAGCACATCGCCAGCGGCAAGAAGACGCCCGCCCTCTTCGCCACCGCCGAAGACGGCCACCACGAAGTGAAGCTCTGCGAAGCCATCTTGCAGAGCAGCAGGGCCAAAAGCTGGGTGAAAGTGTGA
- a CDS encoding type II toxin-antitoxin system RelE/ParE family toxin, whose product MNIFWSSQARKDLRAIRAYIAKDSAFYADRMVARIIERTDILTLHPHIGHPVHEAPDLDVREIHEASYRIIYRVLLDELEIVTLVHFAQRLNTKRLR is encoded by the coding sequence GTGAACATTTTCTGGTCCAGTCAGGCGCGGAAGGATTTGCGGGCGATCCGAGCCTACATCGCCAAAGATTCGGCGTTTTATGCGGACCGCATGGTGGCCAGAATCATCGAACGTACGGACATTCTCACACTTCATCCGCATATCGGTCATCCAGTGCATGAGGCACCCGATTTGGACGTGCGGGAGATTCATGAGGCGTCCTACCGGATCATCTATCGCGTGCTGCTCGATGAGTTGGAAATCGTGACGCTGGTGCATTTTGCCCAGCGCTTGAACACGAAGCGGCTGCGTTAG
- a CDS encoding 5-(carboxyamino)imidazole ribonucleotide synthase: protein MMFSPPSTIGVLGGGQLGRMLALEARRAGHRIAIFTDEPQGCPAGQFADIEINAAYDDTAALNRFLQQVDVVTAEFENIPAACLQAVEAVKPLRPGSKAIFTTQHREREKNFLRDQGIACAPFRVVDDLSGLEAAVAELGRPCVIKTAAFGYDGKGQCKVTAETNLAEAWSGFIGHRAVVEQWVSFVCEVSVVGARGIDGSMATHGCVENQHTHHILDVTIAPARVEPQIITQAVELWQAVAEGLDYVGTMAVEMFVTADGKVIVNEIAPRPHNSGHYTIDACRTNQFQQQQRAVCGLPLGDASQHTPAVMINLLGDIWPAPLTHPDWSPVLNHPRAKLHLYGKREARPRRKMGHFTVLGDTIDEALKDALAIRKVLGIGID, encoded by the coding sequence ATGATGTTCTCGCCTCCTTCGACGATCGGAGTCCTCGGCGGCGGTCAGCTCGGGCGCATGCTCGCCCTCGAAGCACGCCGCGCCGGTCATCGCATCGCCATCTTCACCGATGAACCCCAAGGCTGCCCCGCCGGTCAGTTCGCCGACATCGAGATCAACGCGGCCTATGACGACACCGCAGCTCTGAACCGCTTTTTGCAGCAGGTCGATGTCGTTACCGCCGAGTTCGAAAACATCCCCGCAGCGTGCCTGCAAGCCGTCGAGGCCGTCAAACCACTGCGTCCCGGCTCGAAGGCCATCTTCACCACGCAGCACCGCGAGCGTGAGAAAAATTTCCTCCGCGACCAAGGCATCGCCTGCGCCCCGTTTCGCGTCGTCGATGATTTGAGCGGCCTCGAAGCCGCCGTGGCCGAACTCGGCCGCCCCTGCGTCATCAAAACCGCCGCCTTCGGCTACGACGGCAAAGGCCAGTGCAAAGTCACCGCCGAAACGAATCTCGCCGAAGCCTGGAGCGGCTTCATTGGCCATCGCGCCGTCGTCGAGCAATGGGTCAGCTTCGTTTGCGAGGTTTCCGTCGTCGGCGCACGCGGCATCGACGGCAGCATGGCCACGCACGGTTGCGTCGAGAACCAGCACACGCATCACATCCTCGACGTCACTATCGCTCCCGCCCGCGTGGAGCCGCAGATCATCACGCAGGCCGTCGAATTGTGGCAAGCCGTCGCCGAAGGCCTCGATTACGTCGGCACCATGGCCGTCGAGATGTTCGTCACCGCAGACGGCAAAGTCATCGTCAACGAAATCGCCCCGCGTCCACACAACAGCGGCCACTACACCATCGACGCCTGCCGCACGAACCAGTTCCAGCAGCAGCAGCGTGCCGTCTGCGGCCTCCCTCTTGGCGACGCCTCGCAGCACACACCCGCCGTCATGATCAACCTCCTCGGCGACATCTGGCCCGCCCCGCTCACCCATCCCGACTGGTCGCCCGTGCTCAATCACCCCCGCGCCAAGCTCCACCTCTACGGCAAACGCGAAGCCCGCCCCCGCCGCAAAATGGGCCACTTCACCGTCCTCGGCGACACGATCGACGAAGCGCTCAAAGACGCGCTCGCGATTCGGAAGGTGCTGGGGATTGGGATCGACTAA
- the purE gene encoding 5-(carboxyamino)imidazole ribonucleotide mutase: MSNDTAIKPLVGIIMGSSSDWPTMQNAAQVLKDFGVPFEKKVVSAHRTPQLLYDYATTASKRGLKCIIAGAGGAAHLPGMTASMTTLPVLGVPVQSRALSGMDSLYSIVQMPGGIPVATFAIGNAGALNAGLFAVSMLANDNPDLAAKLKTFRERQTQKVLESQNDLEIEAKA, encoded by the coding sequence ATGAGCAACGACACCGCCATCAAGCCCCTCGTGGGCATCATCATGGGCTCCAGTTCCGACTGGCCCACCATGCAAAATGCCGCCCAGGTCCTGAAAGACTTTGGCGTGCCTTTTGAAAAGAAAGTCGTCAGCGCGCACCGCACGCCGCAGCTTCTTTACGATTACGCCACCACCGCTTCGAAGCGTGGCCTCAAGTGCATCATCGCCGGTGCCGGCGGAGCCGCACATCTGCCCGGCATGACCGCCAGCATGACGACCCTCCCCGTCCTCGGCGTTCCGGTGCAAAGCCGTGCGCTCAGCGGCATGGACAGCCTTTACTCCATCGTGCAAATGCCCGGTGGCATCCCCGTCGCCACCTTCGCCATCGGCAACGCGGGCGCTCTGAACGCCGGACTCTTCGCCGTCTCCATGCTGGCGAACGATAATCCCGATCTCGCCGCCAAACTGAAGACCTTCCGCGAACGGCAGACGCAAAAAGTACTCGAAAGCCAGAACGACCTCGAAATCGAAGCGAAAGCATGA
- the pyrF gene encoding orotidine-5'-phosphate decarboxylase, producing MTFLDKLNQRIAQTGSNLCVGLDVRAENAEESTKRWILDVIAQTAPFAAAFKPNSAYFEALGWRGVKMLEEILQEIPKEIPVVLDVKRGDIGETQGYYAKACFDVMNVDAVTLNAYMGRDTLEPFLKYTDKGLYLLGVTSNPGAKDIELQKTGDRQVYELVAEMTKGHPQVGLVVGLTNAAPDVLDHIPDVPLLIPGLGAQGGDLAALKGSGRKAPLLVNVSRGVLYQNDDYTFATRAERWMRQIQQALG from the coding sequence ATGACTTTTCTCGACAAGCTGAATCAACGCATCGCCCAAACCGGCTCGAATCTCTGCGTGGGGCTCGATGTGCGGGCCGAAAACGCGGAAGAATCGACCAAGCGGTGGATTCTGGATGTGATCGCGCAGACCGCGCCGTTTGCGGCGGCGTTCAAGCCGAACTCGGCCTACTTCGAAGCGCTGGGCTGGCGCGGCGTGAAAATGCTGGAGGAGATTTTGCAAGAGATCCCGAAAGAGATCCCGGTGGTGCTGGATGTGAAGCGCGGGGACATCGGCGAGACGCAGGGGTATTACGCGAAGGCATGCTTTGATGTGATGAATGTGGATGCGGTGACGCTGAACGCCTACATGGGCCGCGACACGCTGGAGCCGTTTCTCAAATACACGGACAAAGGGCTGTACCTGCTGGGCGTGACCTCGAATCCGGGCGCGAAGGACATTGAGCTGCAAAAGACTGGAGACCGGCAGGTCTATGAACTCGTGGCCGAAATGACGAAAGGGCATCCGCAGGTGGGTTTGGTCGTTGGCTTGACCAATGCCGCTCCGGATGTGCTGGACCACATCCCTGACGTGCCGCTGCTGATTCCTGGACTCGGGGCGCAGGGTGGGGATCTGGCGGCGCTGAAGGGCAGCGGGCGGAAAGCGCCGCTGCTGGTGAATGTCTCGCGGGGCGTTCTGTATCAGAACGATGACTATACTTTCGCCACACGGGCAGAACGGTGGATGCGACAGATTCAGCAGGCGCTGGGCTGA